The Sphingopyxis sp. YR583 DNA segment GTCGATCAGCGACAGGCGATTATTATGCTGCCAGATCGCCGCCGGGGTGCGTTCGACGATATCGACGACGAGCGTGTCGGGCAGGCGCCGCGACACGCGCGCGTCCTTGATCCAGCCATATTTCATCAAGTCGCCGCGCACATCTTCCAGATCGACCGCCGCCATCGAGCGATCCTTCTGCGCAAGCGCGATGTCATAGACTTTGAGCCGGTCGATGCGGTCGGCGCCAACCACCTCGACCTTCTTGACCTGGAACCCAGCGCGGCCGACGGCCTGCGCATATTCCTCATGCACCTTCGCGGTCACGCCCGTCGCGTGCGCGGCAATCGCGACCACCGCGCACAGGCTGAGCCCGATCGTCCAGTTGGCGACCTTCTGCAACCGCTGCGGGCTGACCGGCAACGCGTTGATGATCGCATTGAGGCGCGACTGCTGCACCTTCCGCCGCTTCTTCGGCGCGCGCGTCGGCCGGCGCGGCGGCGCCTTCCCGCGCTTGATCTGTGTCTTGCTCATGATAACGCTTCCCCCACGATGCGTTCGACCAGTTCGGCATAATCCATGCCCACCGCGCGTCCCTGTTCGGGCACAAGGCTGAGCGGCGTCATGCCGGGCTGGGTGTTGACCTCGAGCAGGAAGATGCCCGCGAGGCCATGTTCGTCGTCCCAGCGAAAATCCGAGCGCGAGGCGCCCTTGCAGCCAAGCAGGCGGTGCGATTGCAGCGCCAGATCCTTCATCCGCTGCGCGACGTCGGCGGGGACGTCGGCGGGGCAGACATGCTCGGTCAGGCCGTCGGTATATTTGGCGTCATAGTCGTAGAAACCCGATTTGACGCGCAGTTCGGTGACGGCCAGCGGCGTGTCGCCGAGCACCGCGACGGTCAGCTCGCGGCCCTTGATAAAAGGTTCGGCGAGCAGGCGGTCGAATTCCTGCCAGGGGCCGACAGCGTCGCGCGCGATCGGGTTGCCGTAATTGCTGTCGTCCTTGACGATCGCAACGCCGACCGACGAGCCTTCGTT contains these protein-coding regions:
- a CDS encoding cell division protein FtsQ/DivIB codes for the protein MSKTQIKRGKAPPRRPTRAPKKRRKVQQSRLNAIINALPVSPQRLQKVANWTIGLSLCAVVAIAAHATGVTAKVHEEYAQAVGRAGFQVKKVEVVGADRIDRLKVYDIALAQKDRSMAAVDLEDVRGDLMKYGWIKDARVSRRLPDTLVVDIVERTPAAIWQHNNRLSLIDDKGVVLEPVTVATMPDLPLVIGPRANQRSQDLDRLLTEASSLKELLAGATWVGNRRWDLRFRSGETLSLPEGEAEAKAALAKFAHMDGANRLLGRGILRFDMRDPARFVLRLPHEGQVAPAKLDDARAAVDAVAAASQSNEG
- a CDS encoding D-alanine--D-alanine ligase, translated to MSRGPWHVAVLMGGWSAEREVSLMSGNGVADALESRGHKVTRIDMDRDVALRLAEAKPDVVFNALHGVPGEDGTVQGMLDLMGLKYTHSGLVTSVIAIDKELTKQALVPHGIPMPTGTMVDSESLFSIDPLPRPYVLKPVNEGSSVGVAIVKDDSNYGNPIARDAVGPWQEFDRLLAEPFIKGRELTVAVLGDTPLAVTELRVKSGFYDYDAKYTDGLTEHVCPADVPADVAQRMKDLALQSHRLLGCKGASRSDFRWDDEHGLAGIFLLEVNTQPGMTPLSLVPEQGRAVGMDYAELVERIVGEALS